ACCCACCGTGCGGTGCACGGTGGAGCGTGTCGAAGCAGCGCTGATCACCAGCGCCCAATTCCAAATGCCCAAAAAGCGCGTGTTTCAAGAAGCGCAGATCGTCTGTAGCATTGTCGCAGTCGATGCCTCTGAAGTGCCGTGCGAACGACCTAAAAAAGCGTGCAGGCCCGATAGGTGCCGTTCTGCACAAGACAGCAGCGTCGTTGGTACAGCGGCAAGCAAAAGCAGCACACCCTGAAGTTTCAGCTGCTCATCTGCACCGTGACGCAGCAGATCCTAGGCGTAGCCACGAGTGCTGGGGCGATTCATGATCTGAAGCTTTTCCGTCAATCTGGCGTGCGCTTTCCTCACGACACGGCCTTGGTCGGAGATGCCGGGTATCAGGGCTTGTGGAGAAGCCACGGGCACGCCATCACCACGCACAAGGCGACGCGGGCGTCGCCTCTCTCTGCTGAACAGCGTCAAGAGAACCGGGAATTAACACATACCCGTCAAGGGATAGAGCACGTGATCCGTCGCATGAAAGTTTTTCGCGTTCTGAAGGGCATTTATCGACATCGACGTCGTCGATTTGCTCTCCAAGCTCAGCTCATTGCAGCCCTCTGCAACCTCACGCGAGCCTGCCAATCATGACTTTCGCAAGAGGTCTACTGCAACGAGGCCCTGTTGCTGGCAAATGGCCTGTTAATGCTTCTGGGGGCGGCTGTTCCATTCGCCACTACGCTGCTCACCGCGTATCTCCGTAAGCCTGCCGGTGGAGTGGCAGGTCTGGTCTACTACAGCGGCTTGTCCATGCTGGTCAACCTCGGCTTCAACCTGACATGATTCACCGTCAGTTCCCACCGTCACCTGCTGTCCAGTAACACACCGGCAGATCAGGTCAGGAAGATCGGGCGGACGGACGCACTGTGGTTCTTT
The Deinococcus psychrotolerans genome window above contains:
- a CDS encoding transposase family protein — translated: MTLEFWCEYRTFAHLGNDWGVHEPTVRCTVERVEAALITSAQFQMPKKRVFQEAQIVCSIVAVDASEVPCERPKKACRPDRCRSAQDSSVVGTAASKSSTP
- a CDS encoding transposase family protein, whose product is MPFCTRQQRRWYSGKQKQHTLKFQLLICTVTQQILGVATSAGAIHDLKLFRQSGVRFPHDTALVGDAGYQGLWRSHGHAITTHKATRASPLSAEQRQENRELTHTRQGIEHVIRRMKVFRVLKGIYRHRRRRFALQAQLIAALCNLTRACQS